In one window of Micromonospora cathayae DNA:
- a CDS encoding VWA domain-containing protein, with protein sequence METTPLGFELRFDHDRFLAPTDRELHGVLTVAAHAVEVPAAGGAARAPLAEVIVIDCSESMTHPRTKIAAARRAAAAAIALLPDGVRFALVEGTRTARVVYPAEPRLTTATDTTRAEARRALARLVPAGGTAIGTWLELVRELLSAHPDAIRHALLLTDGRNQHESGTRLEEVLATCAGEFVCDTRGIGDGWEPRELTRIAEVLGGTAAAVRRPDDLAADFRRTMWAALAKQVPQARLRITTVAPSRVLFCRQVHPTVLELTGVPVDHRTVDHPTGSWGTERREYHLCLSVDGTDRPRGENLLVARIDLLVGDARPARPVTVLVHWTDDLTLSSQVDPRVAHFTGQEELSQLIAAGCERYDAGDRSAAVGLLGRAVRLAAETGDSHRLAELAQLVQVVDAPAGRVRLRDDLHRLDLINVAVHSSYTRHDDAAPPLPADGPSRICGCGRESPPGARFCERCGTAFEAADGPGPDATGGPGPDATGGPGPDTAGRSEHNSAGRSGSAVAGGPGAVPT encoded by the coding sequence GTGGAGACCACGCCCCTCGGCTTCGAGCTGCGTTTCGACCACGACCGTTTCCTGGCCCCCACCGACCGCGAGCTGCACGGGGTGCTCACCGTGGCCGCGCACGCCGTCGAGGTTCCGGCGGCGGGCGGAGCCGCTCGGGCACCGCTGGCCGAGGTCATCGTGATCGACTGTTCGGAGTCGATGACGCATCCCCGTACCAAGATCGCCGCCGCCCGGCGGGCCGCCGCCGCCGCGATCGCCCTGCTGCCCGACGGGGTGCGCTTCGCCCTGGTCGAGGGAACCCGTACCGCCCGGGTGGTCTACCCGGCCGAACCCCGGCTCACCACCGCCACGGACACCACCCGCGCGGAGGCCCGGCGGGCGCTCGCCCGGCTGGTACCCGCCGGTGGTACCGCCATCGGCACCTGGCTGGAGCTGGTCCGGGAGCTGCTCTCGGCGCATCCCGACGCGATCCGGCACGCCCTGCTGCTCACCGACGGCCGTAACCAGCACGAGAGCGGCACCCGGCTGGAGGAGGTCCTCGCCACCTGCGCCGGCGAGTTCGTCTGCGACACCCGGGGCATCGGTGACGGCTGGGAGCCCCGGGAACTGACCCGGATCGCCGAGGTGCTGGGGGGTACGGCCGCCGCCGTCCGCCGCCCCGACGACCTGGCGGCGGACTTCCGCCGGACCATGTGGGCCGCGCTGGCGAAGCAGGTGCCGCAGGCCCGCCTCCGGATCACCACGGTGGCCCCGAGCCGGGTGCTGTTCTGCCGACAGGTCCACCCGACGGTGCTGGAGCTGACCGGCGTGCCGGTCGACCACCGGACGGTGGACCACCCGACCGGGTCCTGGGGCACGGAGCGCCGGGAGTACCACCTCTGCCTGTCGGTGGACGGCACGGACCGGCCCCGGGGCGAGAACCTGCTGGTCGCCCGGATCGACCTGCTGGTGGGCGATGCCCGGCCGGCGCGACCGGTGACCGTCCTGGTGCACTGGACCGACGACCTCACCCTGTCCAGCCAGGTCGACCCCCGGGTCGCGCACTTCACCGGGCAGGAGGAACTGAGCCAGCTCATCGCCGCCGGTTGCGAGCGGTACGACGCCGGTGACCGGTCGGCCGCGGTGGGGCTGCTCGGCCGGGCGGTCCGGTTGGCCGCCGAGACCGGCGACTCCCACCGGCTGGCGGAACTGGCGCAGTTGGTGCAGGTCGTGGACGCCCCGGCGGGGCGGGTGCGCCTCCGCGACGACCTGCACCGGCTCGATCTGATCAACGTGGCGGTCCACTCGTCGTACACCCGGCACGACGACGCGGCCCCGCCGTTGCCGGCCGACGGTCCGTCCCGGATCTGCGGGTGTGGCCGGGAGTCCCCGCCGGGCGCCCGGTTCTGCGAACGCTGCGGCACGGCGTTCGAGGCCGCCGACGGTCCGGGTCCCGACGCCACCGGCGGTCCGGGTCCCGACGCCACCGGCGGTCCGGGTCCCGACACCGCAGGTCGGTCGGAGCACAACTCCGCCGGTCGGTCGGGGTCCGCCGTCGCCGGCGGTCCGGGGGCGGTGCCGACGTGA
- a CDS encoding serine/threonine-protein kinase, with protein MRCTRTPGCPGSLGEIGFCDVCGLAPRRAEPPPDRAGGPVPSATAPATGGTWEVAGLVHLPVLFFPTEHRLLADPEVPEHRRICDRCRGPVGRGGADRLDHGYCSRCQTPFAFVPALKRGETVADQYVVVGYLGRGGLGQVYLAEDTHLDHNRVALKRLNNKNDPQALAVEVSERRHLVTLDHPAVVRIFNFVTAPDRLFGGQTSYLVMEYLDGMSLEELRRAADDPARPGVTLPVDHLLAYAHEILAALDYLHARGLLYTDLHPGNVIRTADRIKLIDMGSVRRADDRASPLVGTRRYQVGERELAEHGPTVRSDLFAVGMLLTELSGITVPGPDEPVPDVDVGQESFVRLVRRARHPRYARRFASAREMTGQLEGVLRELVPARSVHDQPAPSTVFAAGTALFDAGLGAVPPLTHWTDPVGSALPGYGRPAPATVARGLPVPHPDPGDPAAAFLTTVDATDPESLLAGLAAFGDRSVEIELTRCRARLELGDPAGARDALDAAVRQLGADAPADWRVTWHEALFALHGDDVPRAGGLFDAAYGELPGEVAPKLALAYCAEHRGDTVRAARFYRAVWQRDRLAASAAFGLARLRLAERDRDGAVEVLDAVPHVSRHHDAARIAAVRVRTARIGAVPPDASALNDAVRRLAEVRLDDGSRHGEARDRLTTIVLEAALDRVLVSGAGGLDPGPVLGEPPSANGLRRRLARSFRVLARQQARTPNDHDVLVDQANAVRPLTLLRLREE; from the coding sequence ATGCGTTGCACCCGTACCCCGGGCTGTCCGGGCAGCCTGGGCGAGATCGGCTTCTGCGACGTGTGCGGGCTGGCCCCCCGCCGGGCGGAACCGCCACCGGACCGGGCCGGCGGACCGGTGCCGTCGGCCACGGCACCGGCTACCGGCGGCACCTGGGAGGTCGCCGGCCTGGTCCACCTGCCCGTCCTGTTCTTCCCCACCGAGCACCGGCTGCTGGCCGACCCGGAGGTGCCGGAACACCGGCGGATCTGCGACCGGTGCCGGGGCCCGGTCGGTCGGGGTGGGGCCGACCGGCTGGACCACGGCTACTGCAGCCGGTGCCAGACCCCGTTCGCCTTCGTACCGGCCCTCAAGCGCGGTGAGACGGTCGCCGACCAGTACGTGGTGGTCGGCTACCTGGGCCGGGGCGGGCTCGGTCAGGTGTACCTGGCCGAGGACACCCACCTGGACCACAACCGGGTGGCCCTGAAACGGCTGAACAACAAGAACGACCCGCAGGCCCTGGCCGTGGAGGTCTCCGAGCGACGGCACCTGGTCACGCTCGACCATCCCGCCGTCGTCCGGATCTTCAACTTCGTCACCGCGCCGGACCGGCTGTTCGGCGGGCAGACCAGCTACCTGGTGATGGAGTACCTCGACGGGATGTCGCTGGAGGAGCTGCGCCGGGCCGCCGACGACCCGGCCCGGCCCGGCGTCACGCTGCCGGTGGACCACCTGCTCGCGTACGCCCACGAGATCCTCGCCGCGCTGGACTACCTGCACGCCCGGGGCCTGCTCTACACCGACCTGCACCCCGGGAACGTGATCCGCACCGCCGACCGGATCAAGCTGATCGACATGGGCAGTGTCCGGCGGGCCGACGACCGGGCCAGCCCGCTGGTGGGCACCCGGCGGTACCAGGTCGGCGAGCGGGAACTGGCGGAGCACGGCCCGACCGTCCGGTCCGACCTGTTCGCGGTCGGGATGCTGCTGACGGAGCTGAGCGGGATCACCGTACCCGGGCCGGACGAGCCGGTCCCGGACGTCGACGTCGGACAGGAGTCGTTCGTCCGGCTGGTCCGGCGGGCCCGGCACCCCCGGTACGCGCGCCGCTTCGCCTCCGCCCGGGAGATGACCGGGCAGCTCGAGGGGGTGCTCCGGGAGCTGGTACCGGCCCGGTCGGTGCACGACCAGCCGGCACCGTCCACGGTGTTCGCGGCCGGTACCGCGCTGTTCGACGCCGGGCTCGGTGCGGTGCCGCCGTTGACGCACTGGACCGACCCGGTGGGCAGCGCCCTGCCCGGGTACGGCCGCCCCGCCCCGGCGACCGTCGCCCGGGGCCTGCCGGTCCCCCACCCCGACCCCGGTGACCCCGCCGCGGCCTTCCTGACCACCGTGGACGCCACCGACCCGGAGAGCCTGCTGGCCGGTCTGGCCGCCTTCGGGGACCGGTCCGTGGAGATCGAGCTGACGCGTTGCCGGGCCCGGCTGGAGCTGGGCGACCCGGCGGGGGCCCGGGACGCGCTCGACGCCGCCGTCCGGCAGCTCGGTGCGGACGCCCCCGCCGACTGGCGGGTGACCTGGCACGAGGCGCTGTTCGCGCTGCACGGCGACGACGTGCCCCGGGCCGGTGGGCTGTTCGACGCGGCGTACGGGGAACTGCCCGGCGAGGTCGCCCCGAAGCTGGCCCTGGCGTACTGCGCGGAGCACCGGGGCGACACCGTCCGGGCGGCCCGGTTCTACCGGGCGGTGTGGCAGCGGGACCGGTTGGCGGCCAGCGCGGCGTTCGGCCTGGCCCGGCTGCGGCTGGCCGAACGGGACCGGGACGGGGCGGTGGAGGTCCTGGACGCGGTCCCCCATGTCTCCCGGCACCACGACGCCGCCCGGATCGCCGCCGTCCGGGTGCGTACCGCCCGGATCGGCGCCGTACCGCCGGACGCGTCGGCGCTCAACGACGCGGTCCGCCGGCTCGCCGAGGTACGGCTCGACGACGGCAGCCGGCACGGTGAGGCCCGGGACCGGCTGACCACCATCGTGCTCGAGGCGGCGCTGGACCGGGTGCTGGTCAGTGGGGCGGGCGGGTTGGACCCGGGTCCGGTCCTCGGCGAACCGCCCTCGGCGAACGGGCTGCGGCGGCGGCTGGCCCGGTCCTTCCGGGTCCTGGCCCGGCAGCAGGCCCGCACCCCCAACGACCACGACGTACTGGTCGACCAGGCGAACGCGGTACGGCCGCTGACCCTGCTCCGACTGCGTGAGGAGTGA
- a CDS encoding ABC transporter substrate-binding protein gives MRRQIGLLLAPVLLVTGGLTACADSPAGRVTVIASWPEERLPDGSMSPDTEAAAFTAVLDVFAEETGIEVDYQGTRDVSQVLRSGVERGSPPEVAVLPRLNDLQTYVRGRKLYPLDDVLDPGGRTDLAPQLVTLGGRTYGLSVNVIPKSLVWYARDRQPALARRPPATWEELVDVSADLSTPWCLGMGAPPLSGWPGTDWIEDLLLHRWGPQLYREWTAGRLAWDSPQMRAVWQAWSEVTRAGRSTPNALLTTFNVAGLDMFADKPVCHLDHQGSYIVRDYRRRAPDRFDFFPFPPFADRAGTGPTTEIAEDVVGMFDDTPQARALIRFLSGERARRTWRDASGGMAFTLNAGTRPADHPDGVSRRIADTLRRGTLCRDASDLMPAAMTAAFHRAVLRYLDEPEALGALLSELDTVRGRIPNEEWLDLPCLTR, from the coding sequence ATGAGACGTCAGATCGGACTCCTGCTGGCCCCCGTCCTGCTCGTCACCGGTGGCCTGACGGCCTGCGCGGACTCCCCCGCCGGTCGGGTCACCGTGATCGCCTCCTGGCCCGAGGAACGCCTGCCGGACGGCTCGATGTCCCCGGACACCGAGGCCGCCGCCTTCACCGCGGTGCTGGACGTCTTCGCGGAGGAGACCGGCATCGAGGTGGACTACCAGGGCACCCGTGACGTCAGTCAGGTGCTCCGCTCGGGGGTCGAGCGGGGCAGCCCGCCCGAGGTGGCGGTGCTGCCGCGCCTCAACGACCTCCAGACGTACGTCCGGGGCCGGAAGCTGTACCCGCTGGACGACGTGCTGGACCCGGGTGGGCGGACGGACCTGGCACCGCAACTGGTCACCCTCGGCGGCCGGACGTACGGGCTCTCGGTGAACGTGATCCCGAAGAGCCTCGTCTGGTACGCGCGCGACCGCCAGCCCGCCCTGGCCCGGCGTCCCCCGGCCACCTGGGAGGAGTTGGTCGACGTCAGCGCCGACCTGTCCACGCCGTGGTGTCTGGGCATGGGCGCGCCGCCGCTGTCCGGTTGGCCGGGCACCGACTGGATCGAGGATCTCCTGCTGCACCGCTGGGGGCCGCAGCTCTACCGGGAGTGGACAGCCGGACGGCTGGCCTGGGACTCACCGCAGATGCGGGCGGTCTGGCAGGCGTGGAGCGAGGTGACCCGGGCCGGGCGGAGCACCCCGAACGCGCTGCTGACCACGTTCAACGTGGCCGGCCTCGACATGTTCGCCGACAAGCCGGTGTGCCATCTGGACCACCAGGGCTCCTACATCGTCCGCGACTACCGGCGACGGGCACCCGACCGGTTCGACTTCTTCCCGTTCCCGCCCTTCGCGGACCGGGCCGGCACCGGCCCGACCACCGAGATCGCCGAGGACGTGGTGGGCATGTTCGACGACACCCCGCAGGCCCGCGCGCTGATCCGGTTCCTGTCCGGGGAACGGGCCCGGCGGACCTGGCGGGACGCCAGCGGTGGGATGGCCTTCACCCTCAACGCGGGCACCCGTCCGGCGGACCACCCGGACGGGGTGTCCCGGCGGATCGCCGACACGCTGCGCCGGGGCACCCTCTGTCGGGACGCGTCGGACCTGATGCCGGCGGCGATGACCGCCGCGTTCCACCGGGCCGTGCTGCGCTACCTGGACGAGCCGGAGGCGCTGGGGGCGCTGTTGAGCGAGCTCGATACCGTTCGGGGCCGGATTCCGAACGAGGAATGGTTGGACCTGCCCTGCCTGACCAGGTAG